From a single Rosa rugosa chromosome 7, drRosRugo1.1, whole genome shotgun sequence genomic region:
- the LOC133721382 gene encoding vegetative cell wall protein gp1-like isoform X1, translated as MSTTVPPSSRSPPPLSPPPDPSSPRPPSLGSPPWPSAPSSTTSPTPSATASPSAAPGPSLPTAPPSPSPSPSPRPRQLPRRRRPHHHRLPLHPPLLPRPPRRLALPLPLPPLRSAPRYLRPDFLRHPNPNGPRRPQRLRRLPHLRRGVLQGIEEISYCVCRERGCESPRMKEAIDHQNSFLVLQPETMEKLQRQHNQIPNFSTE; from the exons ATGTCAACCACCGTCCCCCCGTCCTCCCGATCTCCACCACCTCTGTCGCCGCCGCCGGATCCATCGAGTCCCAGGCCTCCCAGCCTCGGATCGCCACCCTGGCCTTCCGCGCCTTCATCAACCACATCACCGACACCGTCCGCAACAGCCTCTCCCAGCGCCGCCCCTGGGCCGAGCTTGCCGACCGCTCCGCCTTCGCCAAGCCCGAGTCCTTCTCCGCGTCCGCGTCAACTACCTCGCCGTCGTCGCCCTCATCATCACCGTCTCCCTCTTCACCCACCCCTTCTCCCTCGGCCTCCTCGCCGCCTGGCTCTTCCTCTACCTCTTCCGCCCCTCCGATCAGCCCCTCGTTATCTTCGGCCAGACTTTCTCCGACACCCAAACCCTAATGGGCCTCGTCGGCCTCAGCGTCTTCGTCGTCTTCCTCACCTCCGTCGGGGTGTGTTA CAAGGGATTGAAGAGATTTCATACTGTGTTTGTAGAGAGCGAGGTTGCGAATCACCTCGGATGAAAGAAGCCATCGACCATCAAAATTCGTTCCTCGTGCTTCAACCCGAGACCATGGAGAAGCTCCAGCGACAACACAATCAG ATCCCCAATTTCAGCACTGAGTAG
- the LOC133721382 gene encoding vegetative cell wall protein gp1-like isoform X2 produces MSTTVPPSSRSPPPLSPPPDPSSPRPPSLGSPPWPSAPSSTTSPTPSATASPSAAPGPSLPTAPPSPSPSPSPRPRQLPRRRRPHHHRLPLHPPLLPRPPRRLALPLPLPPLRSAPRYLRPDFLRHPNPNGPRRPQRLRRLPHLRRGVLQGIEEISYCVCRERGCESPRMKEAIDHQNSFLVLQPETMEKLQRQHNQH; encoded by the exons ATGTCAACCACCGTCCCCCCGTCCTCCCGATCTCCACCACCTCTGTCGCCGCCGCCGGATCCATCGAGTCCCAGGCCTCCCAGCCTCGGATCGCCACCCTGGCCTTCCGCGCCTTCATCAACCACATCACCGACACCGTCCGCAACAGCCTCTCCCAGCGCCGCCCCTGGGCCGAGCTTGCCGACCGCTCCGCCTTCGCCAAGCCCGAGTCCTTCTCCGCGTCCGCGTCAACTACCTCGCCGTCGTCGCCCTCATCATCACCGTCTCCCTCTTCACCCACCCCTTCTCCCTCGGCCTCCTCGCCGCCTGGCTCTTCCTCTACCTCTTCCGCCCCTCCGATCAGCCCCTCGTTATCTTCGGCCAGACTTTCTCCGACACCCAAACCCTAATGGGCCTCGTCGGCCTCAGCGTCTTCGTCGTCTTCCTCACCTCCGTCGGGGTGTGTTA CAAGGGATTGAAGAGATTTCATACTGTGTTTGTAGAGAGCGAGGTTGCGAATCACCTCGGATGAAAGAAGCCATCGACCATCAAAATTCGTTCCTCGTGCTTCAACCCGAGACCATGGAGAAGCTCCAGCGACAACACAATCAG CACTGA
- the LOC133721650 gene encoding metal tolerance protein 4-like isoform X2, with translation MEGGLKTKLLLSEGEKPNQNELLQDRNTVTALRCDFFSNLPDKVRSGFDPEAPFHLNLSKTTGLIKGEKEYYEKQFATLRSFEEVDSLESPNVIDAEQDRKEQAQHERAMKISNLANALLLALKIYATLKSGSLAIAASTLDSLLDVMAGGILWFTHLSMKNINIYKYPIGKLRVQPVGIVIFAAVMATLGFQVLVLALKQLIEDTPSEKMTSEKLIWLYAIMLIAAGVKLVLWWYCRSSGNTIVRAYAKDHYFDVVTNVVGLVAAVLGDEFYWWIDPVGAIILAFYTISNWSGTVLENAVSLVGQSAPPEVLQKLTYLILRHHSLIRHVDTVRAYTFGVLYFVELKDTKIGIIQSFLDCVMSLHDC, from the exons ATGGAGGGAGGTTTGAAAACGAAACTGTTGCTAAGTGAAGGTGAAAAGCCCAACCAAAATGAGTTACTGCAAGACCGGAACACAGTTACTGCTCTCAGATGTGATTTCTTCTCCAACTTACCAGACAAAGTTCGGTCTGGCTTTGATCCCGAGGCCCCTTTTCATCTAAACCTCTCTAAAACTACTGGCTTGATAAAAG GGGAGAAGGAATACTATGAGAAACAATTTGCCACCTTAAGGTCTTTTGAGGAAGTTGACTCTCTAGAGTCACCCAATGTGATTGATGCTGAGCAAGATCGAAAAGAACAAGCCCAACATGAGAGAGCAATGAAAATTTCTAATTTGGCAAATGCCCTTCTGCTTGCTTTAAAG ATATATGCTACACTGAAGAGTGGATCCTTAGCTATTGCAGCTTCAACTCTAGATTCTTTGCTAGATGTTATGGCTGGTGGTATACTTTGGTTCACACACTTGTCTATGAAAAACATAAATATCTACAAGTATCCTATCGGAAAGTTGAGAGTGCAACCAGTAGGCATTGTCATATTTGCAGCTGTCATGGCTACTCTTG GCTTTCAAGTTCTTGTCCTGGCCTTAAAACAACTTATCGAAGACACACCCTCCGAAAAGATGACTTCAGAAAAGTTGATCTGGTTGTATGCAATCATGCTGATAGCTGCTGGCGTCAAACTTGTTCTTTGGTGGTACTGTAGAAGCTCGGGAAACACAATCGTCCGTGCCTATGCCAAG GATCATTACTTTGATGTGGTCACAAATGTGGTTGGCTTGGTTGCTGCTGTTCTTGGAGACGAATTCTATTGGTGGATAGATCCAGTTGGTGCTATCATCCTCGCATTCTATACAATTTCTAATTGGTCCGGAACTGTCCTAGAAAATGCAG TCTCTTTGGTTGGACAATCAGCTCCACCTGAAGTCTTACAGAAACTCACATATCTCATCCTAAGGCACCACAGTTTAATCAGACATGTCGACACAGTCAGGGCCTACACCTTTGGGGTTCTCTATTTTGTCGAG TTAAAAGATACCAAGATAGGAATAATTCAATCATTTCTGGACTGCGTTATGTCCCTGCATGACTGCTAA
- the LOC133721651 gene encoding probable apyrase 4: protein MMLQKGKEKCFYQPCSIGSTFTPKPQGKFLATENFFHTFKRIGQSERRDIKHLMKKLCCSIASLQHILLPYFRTVLESLWMMKGNRNKGIGSMLSAREESSLYELKMILLWMIRLLHIMRWN from the exons ATGATGTTGCAAAAAGGAAAAG AAAAATGTTTCTATCAACCCTGCAGTATAGGATCAACTTTCACACCAAAGCCTCAGGGGAAGTTTCTTGCTACAGAAAATTTCTTTCACACATTCAAG AGGATTGGTCAAAGTGAAAGAAGAGATATCAAGCATTTGATGAAGAAGCTTTGCTGCAGTATTGCTTCTCTTCAGCATATTCTGTTGCCTTACTTCAGGACAGTCTTGGAATCTCTTTGGATGATGAAAG GGAACAGGAATAAGGGGATTGGGTCTATGCTTTCGGCCAGGGAAGAGAGCAGTCTATATGAATTGAAGATGATTTTGTTGTGGATGATAAGATTGTTGCACATCATGAG gTGGAACTAG
- the LOC133723038 gene encoding uncharacterized protein LOC133723038: MRFMNPTSLINKLGRSHSKKSYERLVHADDQVERSKKKHGSAPKGSIDLFVGKEEKKYPVSLKYFTHPKLQELLKEYQEPVFDPRFDEPIVLECSTETFEQLLHYIFKTQ; encoded by the coding sequence ATGAGGTTCATGAATCCTACATCTCTTATCAACAAGCTAGGAAGAAGCCACTCCAAGAAGTCATACGAACGGTTAGTACATGCAGATGACCAGGTCGAGAGGTCCAAGAAGAAGCATGGTTCAGCTCCGAAAGGTTCTATAGATTTGTTTGTGggcaaagaggagaagaaatacCCAGTTTCCCTCAAGTACTTTACACACCCAAAGCTCCAAGAACTCCTCAAGGAGTACCAAGAACCCGTGTTCGATCCAAGATTTGATGAGCCGATTGTGCTTGAATGTTCTACGGAGACCTTTGAGCAGTTGCTCCATTATATCTTCAAGACTCAATAA
- the LOC133721650 gene encoding metal tolerance protein 4-like isoform X1 has protein sequence MEGGLKTKLLLSEGEKPNQNELLQDRNTVTALRCDFFSNLPDKVRSGFDPEAPFHLNLSKTTGLIKGEKEYYEKQFATLRSFEEVDSLESPNVIDAEQDRKEQAQHERAMKISNLANALLLALKIYATLKSGSLAIAASTLDSLLDVMAGGILWFTHLSMKNINIYKYPIGKLRVQPVGIVIFAAVMATLGFQVLVLALKQLIEDTPSEKMTSEKLIWLYAIMLIAAGVKLVLWWYCRSSGNTIVRAYAKDHYFDVVTNVVGLVAAVLGDEFYWWIDPVGAIILAFYTISNWSGTVLENAVSLVGQSAPPEVLQKLTYLILRHHSLIRHVDTVRAYTFGVLYFVEVDIDLPEDLPFKEAHAIGESLQIKIEELPEVERAFVHLDYDCDHKPEHSVLSRLPNSHP, from the exons ATGGAGGGAGGTTTGAAAACGAAACTGTTGCTAAGTGAAGGTGAAAAGCCCAACCAAAATGAGTTACTGCAAGACCGGAACACAGTTACTGCTCTCAGATGTGATTTCTTCTCCAACTTACCAGACAAAGTTCGGTCTGGCTTTGATCCCGAGGCCCCTTTTCATCTAAACCTCTCTAAAACTACTGGCTTGATAAAAG GGGAGAAGGAATACTATGAGAAACAATTTGCCACCTTAAGGTCTTTTGAGGAAGTTGACTCTCTAGAGTCACCCAATGTGATTGATGCTGAGCAAGATCGAAAAGAACAAGCCCAACATGAGAGAGCAATGAAAATTTCTAATTTGGCAAATGCCCTTCTGCTTGCTTTAAAG ATATATGCTACACTGAAGAGTGGATCCTTAGCTATTGCAGCTTCAACTCTAGATTCTTTGCTAGATGTTATGGCTGGTGGTATACTTTGGTTCACACACTTGTCTATGAAAAACATAAATATCTACAAGTATCCTATCGGAAAGTTGAGAGTGCAACCAGTAGGCATTGTCATATTTGCAGCTGTCATGGCTACTCTTG GCTTTCAAGTTCTTGTCCTGGCCTTAAAACAACTTATCGAAGACACACCCTCCGAAAAGATGACTTCAGAAAAGTTGATCTGGTTGTATGCAATCATGCTGATAGCTGCTGGCGTCAAACTTGTTCTTTGGTGGTACTGTAGAAGCTCGGGAAACACAATCGTCCGTGCCTATGCCAAG GATCATTACTTTGATGTGGTCACAAATGTGGTTGGCTTGGTTGCTGCTGTTCTTGGAGACGAATTCTATTGGTGGATAGATCCAGTTGGTGCTATCATCCTCGCATTCTATACAATTTCTAATTGGTCCGGAACTGTCCTAGAAAATGCAG TCTCTTTGGTTGGACAATCAGCTCCACCTGAAGTCTTACAGAAACTCACATATCTCATCCTAAGGCACCACAGTTTAATCAGACATGTCGACACAGTCAGGGCCTACACCTTTGGGGTTCTCTATTTTGTCGAG GTTGACATTGACCTGCCCGAAGATTTGCCATTCAAAGAAGCACATGCAATTGGAGAATCATTGCAAATAAAGATCGAAGAGCTCCCTGAAGTCGAGCGGGCATTTGTTCATCTTGATTATGACTGTGATCACAAGCCAGAGCACTCTGTTCTAAGTAGGCTCCCCAACAGCCATCCTTGA